A genomic region of Micromonospora sp. NBC_01796 contains the following coding sequences:
- a CDS encoding ATP-binding protein encodes MTSTAPRTPRTVVPIDAPPLLTETFDRARVTEVRHSVAASAEASGLTGERLDDFVLVVNELITNAVRHGGGRGWLRLWRAPGTIGCEISDHGTGIDADRLDDRRRPPPDTIGGWGLWLARRLSDEITVQTGPAGTTVRITASLPPDDPAAVS; translated from the coding sequence ATGACCAGCACCGCACCCCGCACTCCGCGTACGGTGGTGCCCATCGACGCACCCCCACTGCTCACCGAGACCTTCGACCGCGCCCGGGTGACCGAGGTCCGGCACTCCGTCGCCGCCTCCGCCGAGGCGTCGGGGCTCACCGGCGAACGCCTCGACGACTTCGTGCTGGTCGTCAACGAGCTGATCACGAACGCCGTACGGCACGGCGGGGGCCGGGGTTGGCTGCGGCTCTGGCGGGCGCCCGGGACGATCGGGTGCGAGATCTCCGACCACGGCACCGGGATCGACGCCGACCGGCTGGACGACCGGCGTAGACCCCCGCCGGACACCATCGGGGGCTGGGGGCTGTGGCTGGCCCGCCGGCTCAGCGACGAGATCACGGTGCAGACCGGTCCGGCCGGCACCACCGTACGGATCACCGCCAGCCTGCCCCCGGACGACCCGGCGGCGGTCAGCTGA
- a CDS encoding LuxR C-terminal-related transcriptional regulator, with the protein MRTGGGGRPLAALSAVQRSILRALALTGTPGELSFVERMVRRSGPALEHDIETLIGYGLLRDATDGLHLADPGVRRAVYRVTPPSLRAATHVRAAAILERSCPTLAAEQLLRVLNTAPPPDGTATGPERVDLDLVSRLAVDSAVDPSVAAELLLAVHTRSGAGLDPRHRRRLLPALVDHLMLAGRAERALAVLTEEIAADRDGPEQRAVLLGRLGAWHATGRPSLALAYLHRALAQDRCAPVHRAWLLTTLAATAGPLGQPDMTGLLGEAERAEREAPAPGGTVRLALAHAGVALADGDLPTARQVLGRVDPHTPASRAPAALLRVDRIAVQLALGEFDDARAALAAATVEVGRFAPVVEPMLTALDCLLRITVGELPEAEVRARLALRPRPDRQLPEDVRLDLLAVAVEALIRRGRPDRARTLLRAESPATGWPDLMPWIRLGCAAATDPDPVRHADLLRHTVDGLRHSLAHLVRLPHRGPALVRAALAIGEPALARTVAGHTAKIAERVDGPLWSGLADHAAALVERDPATLRQAVARLRATTARPALADALLDLARLPGVPSAEAGAAAQESAGLYGRIGATGDQERAQRQLRALGATEQRSRDTRPRAGLDSLTQSEVRVAALLAAGATKQQAAARLFVSFHTVDTHLRAIYAKLGIRTRLELARIWDGDRPAGETS; encoded by the coding sequence ATGCGTACGGGCGGCGGCGGCAGGCCACTGGCGGCCCTGTCGGCCGTACAGCGGTCGATCCTGCGGGCGCTGGCGCTGACCGGGACACCGGGTGAGCTGTCGTTCGTCGAGCGAATGGTACGGCGATCCGGGCCGGCACTCGAACACGACATCGAGACCCTCATCGGGTACGGCCTCCTGCGCGACGCCACCGACGGGCTGCACCTGGCCGACCCCGGCGTACGGCGGGCGGTGTACCGGGTCACCCCACCCTCGCTGCGCGCCGCCACCCACGTACGGGCCGCCGCGATCCTGGAGCGGTCCTGCCCCACGCTCGCCGCCGAACAACTGCTCCGGGTGCTGAACACGGCCCCTCCCCCGGACGGCACCGCCACCGGACCGGAGCGGGTCGACCTCGACCTGGTGTCCCGACTCGCCGTCGACTCCGCGGTGGACCCGTCCGTGGCGGCGGAACTGCTGCTCGCCGTACACACCCGTTCCGGGGCGGGACTCGACCCGCGACACCGACGGCGGCTGCTGCCCGCACTCGTCGACCACCTGATGCTGGCCGGTCGCGCCGAGCGGGCGCTGGCCGTACTGACCGAGGAGATCGCGGCCGACCGGGACGGCCCGGAACAGCGTGCCGTCCTGCTCGGGCGGTTGGGAGCGTGGCACGCCACCGGACGCCCGTCACTCGCCCTGGCGTACCTGCACCGGGCGCTGGCCCAGGACCGGTGCGCACCGGTCCACCGGGCCTGGCTGCTGACCACACTCGCGGCCACCGCCGGACCGCTCGGCCAGCCCGACATGACCGGGCTGCTGGGCGAGGCGGAACGGGCCGAGCGGGAAGCGCCCGCCCCCGGCGGCACCGTACGCCTGGCGCTGGCCCACGCCGGGGTGGCGCTGGCCGACGGCGACCTGCCCACGGCCCGGCAGGTACTGGGGCGGGTGGATCCGCACACGCCCGCGTCCCGGGCGCCGGCCGCCCTGCTCCGCGTCGACCGGATCGCCGTCCAACTCGCGCTCGGGGAGTTCGACGACGCGCGGGCCGCGCTCGCCGCCGCCACCGTGGAGGTCGGACGGTTCGCCCCGGTGGTCGAGCCGATGCTGACCGCCCTCGACTGCCTGCTCCGGATCACCGTCGGCGAGCTGCCCGAGGCCGAGGTCCGGGCCCGGCTCGCGCTGCGCCCGCGCCCGGACCGGCAACTACCCGAGGACGTACGCCTGGACCTGCTCGCGGTCGCCGTCGAGGCGCTGATCCGCCGGGGCCGCCCCGACCGGGCCCGGACCCTGCTCCGCGCCGAGTCCCCGGCCACCGGCTGGCCGGACCTGATGCCGTGGATCCGGCTGGGTTGCGCCGCGGCGACCGATCCCGACCCGGTACGGCACGCCGACCTGCTCCGGCACACCGTCGACGGGCTGCGCCACTCGCTGGCCCACCTGGTCCGGCTGCCGCACCGGGGGCCGGCGCTGGTACGGGCCGCCCTCGCCATCGGTGAACCGGCGTTGGCGCGTACCGTTGCCGGCCACACCGCGAAGATCGCCGAACGGGTCGACGGCCCGCTCTGGTCGGGTCTCGCCGACCACGCGGCGGCCCTGGTCGAACGGGATCCGGCCACCCTGCGGCAGGCGGTGGCCCGGCTGCGGGCCACCACCGCCCGCCCGGCGCTGGCCGACGCCCTGCTCGACCTGGCCCGGCTGCCCGGCGTCCCGTCGGCCGAAGCCGGTGCCGCCGCCCAGGAGAGCGCCGGGCTGTACGGACGGATCGGCGCCACCGGCGACCAGGAGCGGGCCCAGCGGCAGCTCCGGGCCCTCGGCGCGACCGAACAGCGGTCCCGGGACACCCGTCCCCGAGCCGGCCTGGATTCGCTCACCCAGAGCGAGGTACGGGTGGCGGCACTCCTGGCCGCCGGGGCGACGAAGCAGCAGGCGGCGGCCCGGCTCTTCGTCTCGTTCCACACCGTCGACACCCACCTGCGGGCGATCTACGCCAAGCTCGGTATCCGTACCCGGTTGGAACTGGCCCGGATCTGGGACGGCGACAGGCCCGCCGGGGAGACCTCCTGA
- a CDS encoding DUF695 domain-containing protein: MLFSRQHRNVGPVIAEFWRWWPGVRPRVEAAIADGTWSDDLIAEVSGRVKAIDRELEWEFAQGTRSGHALVVSAAGAPRLRAVAERWRRAAPAADDRWEYHSTRQPDPTSLSAALTVSGHEIKLTELRFACRIDPDRYEVDVLVHHPDFGRLGEPDRMRVAFLALDWLLGEVAVELWVGGVEVSTTLPPRTESGEALTAVVAQLARRLRETSWVLLERAPVGGSPQTAAVRHPLKPVRWPHLDTHLGVVVPYRAAETGLPTETALVALERLEEQIAAAASGAVLVAHESCAGRRTFHLYAEAGASPLGPVRDAVRGWDQGRVRLRTRYDPGWQAVRPLCP, translated from the coding sequence ATGCTGTTCTCGCGCCAGCACAGGAATGTCGGTCCGGTGATCGCCGAATTCTGGCGGTGGTGGCCCGGGGTGCGGCCCAGGGTGGAGGCGGCCATCGCCGACGGCACCTGGTCCGACGACCTCATCGCCGAGGTGAGCGGGCGGGTGAAGGCGATCGACCGGGAACTGGAGTGGGAGTTCGCCCAGGGCACCCGGTCCGGTCACGCGCTTGTCGTCTCGGCCGCCGGAGCGCCCCGGCTGCGGGCGGTCGCCGAACGCTGGCGCCGGGCGGCTCCGGCCGCCGACGACCGGTGGGAGTACCACTCGACCCGGCAGCCCGATCCGACCTCGCTGTCGGCCGCGTTGACCGTCTCCGGGCACGAGATCAAGCTGACCGAGCTGCGGTTCGCCTGCCGGATCGACCCCGATCGGTACGAGGTGGACGTGCTCGTACATCACCCGGACTTCGGCCGGTTGGGTGAACCGGATCGGATGCGGGTGGCGTTCCTGGCCCTGGACTGGCTGCTCGGTGAGGTCGCGGTCGAGCTGTGGGTGGGCGGGGTCGAGGTGAGCACCACGCTGCCGCCCCGTACCGAGTCGGGTGAGGCGCTCACCGCCGTGGTGGCCCAGTTGGCCCGGCGGTTGCGGGAGACGAGCTGGGTGCTGCTCGAACGCGCCCCGGTCGGTGGGAGTCCGCAGACCGCCGCGGTGCGTCATCCGCTCAAGCCGGTCCGTTGGCCGCACCTGGACACCCACCTGGGGGTGGTGGTGCCGTACCGGGCGGCGGAGACCGGGCTGCCGACCGAGACGGCGCTCGTCGCGCTGGAGCGGCTGGAGGAGCAGATCGCGGCGGCTGCGTCGGGCGCGGTGCTGGTCGCCCACGAGAGCTGCGCCGGACGCCGAACCTTCCACCTGTACGCCGAGGCGGGCGCGTCGCCGCTCGGGCCGGTACGGGACGCCGTCCGGGGCTGGGACCAGGGGCGGGTACGGCTGCGGACCCGCTACGACCCGGGCTGGCAGGCGGTCCGCCCACTGTGCCCGTGA
- a CDS encoding ribose-phosphate diphosphokinase — MRDIAVFSGSAHPELAAEICAHLGVPLHPVRVSRFANDCLEVQLQANCRERDVFLIQPLVPPVQENLVELLLMLDAARGASAGRITVVLPHYAYARSDKKDAPRISIGARLVADLLVAAGADRVLALTLHSPQVHGFFSVPVDHLHALRELADHFKRYDLSETVVVSPDLGNAKEAAAFARMLGTPVAAGAKQRFSDDRVQISAVIGDVTDRDVIVLDDEIAKGSTMVELMDHLRDLKVRSIRLACTHGLFSGDALERLSQQDGVLEVVCTNTVPIPQAKRVPKLQVLSVAPALAEAMRRIHNGESVSALFS; from the coding sequence GTGCGCGACATCGCCGTCTTCAGCGGAAGTGCCCATCCCGAACTCGCCGCCGAGATCTGTGCTCACCTCGGCGTCCCCCTGCACCCGGTCCGGGTCTCCCGGTTCGCCAACGACTGCCTGGAGGTGCAGCTACAGGCCAACTGCCGGGAGCGGGACGTGTTCCTGATCCAGCCGCTGGTCCCGCCGGTGCAGGAGAACCTGGTCGAGCTGCTGCTCATGCTGGACGCGGCGCGTGGCGCCTCGGCCGGCCGGATCACCGTGGTCCTGCCGCACTACGCGTACGCGCGGTCGGACAAGAAGGACGCTCCCCGGATCAGCATCGGCGCCCGGCTGGTGGCGGACCTGCTGGTGGCGGCCGGCGCCGACCGGGTGCTCGCGCTGACCCTGCACTCGCCGCAGGTGCACGGTTTCTTCAGCGTGCCGGTGGACCACCTGCACGCGCTGCGTGAGCTGGCCGACCACTTCAAGCGCTACGACCTGTCCGAGACCGTGGTCGTCTCGCCCGACCTGGGCAACGCCAAGGAGGCGGCGGCCTTCGCCCGGATGCTCGGGACCCCGGTCGCGGCCGGCGCGAAGCAGCGGTTCAGCGACGACCGGGTGCAGATCAGCGCGGTGATCGGCGACGTGACCGACCGGGACGTGATCGTGCTCGACGACGAGATCGCCAAGGGCAGCACGATGGTCGAGCTGATGGACCACCTGCGGGACCTGAAGGTGCGTTCGATCCGGCTCGCCTGCACCCACGGGCTGTTCTCCGGCGACGCGTTGGAGCGGCTCAGCCAGCAGGACGGCGTACTCGAGGTGGTCTGCACCAACACGGTGCCGATCCCGCAGGCGAAGCGGGTGCCCAAGTTGCAGGTGCTGTCGGTGGCGCCGGCGCTGGCCGAGGCGATGCGGCGGATCCACAACGGGGAGTCGGTCAGCGCGCTGTTCAGCTGA
- a CDS encoding oxalate decarboxylase family bicupin: MPDFARQDVLQPIRGDQGGLDPGPRNVELDRQNPDLLLPPPTDQGTVPNLKFSFSMAHTRIEKGGWTREVTQRELPIASQLSGVDMKLEPGAYRELHWHQAAEWAYVLAGSCRISAVDQEGRNFLEDVEQGDLWFFPKGVPHHIQALADGVEFLLVFDDGAFTENGTFLISDFFAHVPKNVLAKNFGWTVDQLENLPERDKYIFSGQVPPALSADKVVSPTGDVPRTFKHRMHAQAPQRFKGGSVRIADSTNFAAANTICAALVEIEPGGMRELHWHPTDDEWQYYISGFGRMGVFASSGMNRTFNYQAGDVGYVPFAYGHYIENLGDEPLRFLEMFRNPRFEDISLAQWMANTPPQISADTLNLPREMIEALPKSKQPVVR; encoded by the coding sequence ATGCCCGACTTCGCTCGTCAGGACGTACTCCAGCCCATCCGGGGTGACCAGGGCGGTCTGGACCCCGGCCCGCGCAACGTCGAGCTGGACCGGCAGAACCCGGACCTGCTCCTGCCGCCGCCGACCGACCAGGGCACGGTGCCGAACCTGAAGTTCTCCTTCTCGATGGCGCACACCCGGATCGAGAAGGGCGGGTGGACCCGCGAGGTGACCCAGCGCGAGTTGCCGATCGCCAGCCAGCTCTCCGGGGTGGACATGAAACTGGAACCCGGTGCGTACCGCGAGCTGCACTGGCACCAGGCGGCCGAGTGGGCGTACGTGCTGGCCGGGAGTTGCCGGATCAGCGCCGTCGACCAGGAGGGCCGCAACTTCCTCGAAGACGTGGAGCAGGGCGACCTGTGGTTCTTCCCGAAGGGCGTGCCGCACCACATCCAGGCGCTCGCCGACGGGGTGGAGTTCCTGCTGGTCTTCGACGACGGGGCGTTCACCGAGAACGGCACCTTCCTGATCAGCGACTTCTTCGCGCACGTGCCGAAGAACGTGCTGGCCAAGAACTTCGGCTGGACGGTGGACCAGTTGGAGAACCTGCCCGAGCGGGACAAGTACATCTTCAGCGGGCAGGTCCCGCCCGCGCTCTCGGCCGACAAGGTCGTCAGCCCGACCGGTGACGTGCCGCGTACGTTCAAGCACCGGATGCACGCGCAGGCGCCGCAGCGGTTCAAGGGCGGTTCCGTACGGATCGCCGACTCGACGAACTTCGCCGCCGCGAACACCATCTGTGCCGCCCTGGTGGAGATCGAACCGGGCGGGATGCGGGAACTGCACTGGCATCCGACCGACGACGAGTGGCAGTACTACATCTCGGGCTTCGGTCGGATGGGCGTCTTCGCCAGCTCCGGAATGAACCGTACGTTCAACTACCAGGCCGGCGACGTCGGCTACGTGCCGTTCGCGTACGGGCACTACATCGAGAACCTCGGCGACGAGCCGTTGCGGTTCCTGGAGATGTTCCGCAACCCACGGTTCGAGGACATCTCGCTGGCCCAGTGGATGGCGAACACGCCGCCGCAGATCAGCGCCGACACCCTGAACCTGCCGCGGGAGATGATCGAGGCGCTGCCGAAGTCGAAACAGCCGGTGGTCCGCTGA
- the macS gene encoding MacS family sensor histidine kinase yields the protein MPERPIEQPASGFQVPLWRAIAVFRFASLGYVFALVLINLGEYAHPAAAVPVLASMTAWTVFASYAYARPARRRWPLLVADLLVVMAVLLASVWVAGQAALASGVPTLAVAWQGGPVLAWAVTGGRRRGAIAALVLGGTDLLMRDEVIQATVNGVILMLLAGIALGHVARLAAIAEQSLQRATELEAATRERERLARGIHDSVLQVLALVQRRGARLDGEAGELARLAGEQEAALRALIATPPPTRADDTAEVPEADLRTVLGGYASTTVSVAMPATPVRLPGVLAREVGAATGAALDNAARHGGGRAWVLVEEEAGVVTVSIRDDGPGIPAQRLAEAARQGRLGVAQSIRGRIAALGGTVRITTGPGQGTEIELRIPIG from the coding sequence GTGCCGGAGAGACCGATCGAGCAGCCGGCGAGCGGCTTCCAGGTGCCCCTGTGGCGGGCGATCGCGGTTTTCCGGTTCGCCTCTCTCGGCTACGTCTTCGCCCTGGTGCTGATCAACCTGGGCGAGTACGCCCATCCGGCGGCGGCCGTACCGGTGCTGGCGTCGATGACCGCCTGGACGGTCTTCGCCAGCTACGCGTACGCCCGACCCGCCCGGCGACGCTGGCCGCTGCTCGTCGCCGACCTGCTGGTGGTGATGGCCGTACTCCTGGCCAGTGTCTGGGTCGCCGGGCAGGCCGCGCTCGCCTCGGGGGTACCCACCCTGGCCGTCGCCTGGCAGGGCGGACCGGTGCTCGCCTGGGCGGTCACCGGGGGTCGGCGGCGGGGCGCGATCGCGGCGTTGGTCCTCGGCGGCACGGACCTGCTGATGCGCGACGAGGTCATCCAGGCCACGGTGAACGGCGTGATCCTGATGCTGCTCGCCGGGATCGCCCTCGGGCACGTGGCCCGGCTCGCCGCGATCGCCGAGCAGAGCCTGCAACGGGCGACCGAGTTGGAGGCCGCGACCCGGGAACGGGAACGGCTGGCCCGTGGCATCCACGACTCGGTGCTCCAGGTGCTCGCCCTGGTCCAGCGGCGGGGCGCCCGGCTCGACGGCGAGGCCGGTGAGCTGGCCCGGCTGGCCGGTGAACAGGAGGCGGCCCTGCGGGCGCTGATCGCGACCCCGCCACCGACCCGGGCCGATGACACCGCCGAGGTTCCGGAGGCGGATCTGCGTACGGTCCTCGGCGGGTACGCCTCGACGACGGTCTCGGTGGCGATGCCGGCCACCCCCGTACGGCTGCCCGGTGTGCTGGCCCGTGAGGTCGGGGCGGCGACGGGTGCCGCCCTGGACAACGCCGCCCGGCACGGCGGCGGCCGGGCGTGGGTGCTCGTCGAGGAGGAGGCCGGCGTGGTGACCGTCTCGATCCGCGACGACGGCCCCGGCATTCCGGCCCAGCGGTTGGCGGAGGCCGCGCGGCAGGGACGGCTCGGGGTGGCGCAGTCGATCCGGGGCCGGATCGCGGCCCTCGGCGGCACGGTACGGATCACCACCGGCCCCGGCCAGGGGACCGAGATCGAACTCCGCATCCCGATCGGCTGA
- a CDS encoding phosphoribosylaminoimidazolesuccinocarboxamide synthase, which yields MELLHSGKVRDVYADGDDLILVASDRVSVYDAVLPTPIPDKGKLLTALSLWWFEQLADIVPNHVISATDVPAQWAGRAIRVQRLEMVPVECIARGYLTGLGLKEYERDGSVSGVELPRGLVDASILPEPIFTPTTKAPMGEHDEFMTFADVVDKVGAETAEQLRQITVDVYCRGAELAAERGILVADTKLEFGWAPDGTLVLADEVLTSDSSRFWPAESYQPGRGQFSLGKQFVRDWAVSTGWDKKPPAPEVPEEIVAATRARYVDVYERLTGRQW from the coding sequence GTGGAACTGCTGCACTCGGGCAAGGTACGGGACGTCTACGCGGACGGCGATGACCTGATCCTGGTCGCCTCCGACCGGGTGTCGGTCTACGACGCGGTCCTGCCGACGCCGATTCCGGACAAGGGCAAGCTGCTCACCGCGCTGTCGCTGTGGTGGTTCGAGCAGCTCGCCGACATCGTGCCGAACCATGTCATCTCCGCCACCGACGTACCGGCGCAGTGGGCCGGGCGGGCGATCCGGGTCCAGCGGCTGGAGATGGTGCCGGTCGAGTGCATCGCCCGTGGCTACCTGACCGGTCTGGGACTCAAGGAGTACGAGCGCGACGGCTCGGTCTCCGGGGTCGAGCTGCCGCGCGGCCTGGTCGACGCGTCGATCCTGCCCGAGCCGATCTTCACGCCGACGACCAAGGCGCCGATGGGCGAGCACGACGAGTTCATGACCTTCGCCGACGTGGTCGACAAGGTCGGCGCCGAAACCGCCGAGCAACTGCGGCAGATCACCGTTGACGTCTACTGCCGGGGCGCCGAACTGGCCGCCGAGCGGGGCATCCTGGTGGCCGACACCAAGCTCGAGTTCGGGTGGGCGCCGGACGGCACCCTGGTCCTCGCCGACGAGGTGCTCACCTCCGACTCGTCGCGCTTCTGGCCGGCGGAGTCGTACCAGCCGGGACGGGGGCAGTTCTCCCTCGGCAAGCAGTTCGTCCGGGACTGGGCGGTCAGCACCGGCTGGGACAAGAAGCCGCCCGCGCCCGAGGTGCCGGAGGAGATCGTGGCCGCCACCCGCGCCCGCTACGTCGACGTCTACGAACGGCTCACCGGCCGCCAGTGGTAG
- the glpK gene encoding glycerol kinase GlpK — protein sequence MTEQYVAAIDQGTTSSRCMVFDATGTPISVAQREHRQFFPQPGWVEHDAEEIWENVEWTIREALAGASIGPERLAAIGITNQRETTLVWDRVTGRPVANAIVWQDTRTVPLLRRLDETYGEHRFRARTGLPLATYFAGPKLMWLLAEVDGLRERAERGEVLFGTMESWLIWKLTGEHVTDVTNASRTLLMDLRTLDWDPQILDLMGIPAAMLPQVRSSAEIYGTATGVLDGVPVASALGDQQAALFGQTCFEPGEAKCTYGTGSFLLLNTGTEPVVSGHGLLTTVGYRIGDQPATYALEGAIAVTGSLVQWLRDNLGLISAAPEVEELARTVEDNGGCYVVPAFSGLFAPHWRSDARGVIAGLTGYITKGHLARAVLEASAWQTREVVDAMNADSAVPLRNLRVDGGMTGNELLMQYVADVLDVPVVRPAVTETTCLGAAYAAGLAVGFWPDLETLRAQWRQDAQWQPAMDPDHRNRELRNWRKAVERTLNWTDD from the coding sequence GTGACCGAGCAGTATGTCGCCGCCATCGACCAGGGCACCACCTCCTCCCGGTGCATGGTCTTCGATGCCACCGGCACCCCGATCTCCGTGGCACAGCGCGAGCACCGGCAGTTCTTCCCGCAGCCCGGCTGGGTCGAGCACGACGCCGAGGAGATCTGGGAGAACGTCGAGTGGACGATCCGGGAGGCCCTCGCCGGTGCCTCGATCGGCCCCGAACGGCTGGCCGCGATCGGCATCACCAACCAGCGCGAGACCACCCTGGTCTGGGACCGCGTCACCGGACGACCGGTGGCGAACGCCATCGTCTGGCAGGACACCCGTACGGTCCCGCTGCTGCGCCGGCTGGACGAGACGTACGGAGAGCACCGGTTCCGGGCGCGTACGGGGCTGCCGTTGGCCACGTACTTCGCCGGGCCGAAGCTGATGTGGCTGCTGGCCGAGGTCGACGGGCTGCGCGAGCGGGCCGAACGCGGCGAGGTGCTCTTCGGCACCATGGAGAGCTGGCTGATCTGGAAGCTCACCGGTGAGCACGTCACCGACGTGACAAACGCCAGCCGTACGCTCCTGATGGACCTGCGCACCCTGGACTGGGACCCGCAGATCCTGGACCTGATGGGGATTCCCGCGGCGATGCTGCCGCAGGTCCGCTCCTCCGCCGAGATCTACGGTACGGCCACCGGCGTACTCGACGGCGTACCGGTGGCCAGCGCCCTCGGCGACCAGCAGGCGGCCCTGTTCGGCCAGACCTGCTTCGAGCCGGGCGAGGCGAAGTGCACCTACGGGACCGGCAGCTTCCTGCTACTCAACACCGGCACCGAGCCCGTCGTCTCCGGCCACGGACTGCTCACCACGGTCGGGTACCGGATCGGCGACCAGCCGGCGACGTACGCCCTGGAGGGGGCGATCGCGGTCACCGGATCACTGGTCCAGTGGCTGCGCGACAACCTGGGACTGATCTCCGCCGCCCCGGAGGTGGAGGAGTTGGCCCGCACCGTCGAGGACAACGGCGGCTGTTACGTCGTACCGGCGTTCTCCGGCCTGTTCGCGCCGCACTGGCGCAGCGACGCGCGCGGGGTGATCGCCGGCCTCACCGGTTACATCACCAAGGGGCACCTGGCCCGGGCGGTGCTGGAGGCGTCCGCCTGGCAGACCCGCGAGGTGGTGGACGCGATGAACGCCGACTCCGCGGTGCCGCTGCGCAACCTGCGGGTGGACGGCGGGATGACCGGCAACGAACTGCTCATGCAGTACGTCGCCGACGTCCTGGACGTACCGGTGGTCCGGCCGGCGGTGACCGAGACGACCTGCCTCGGCGCGGCGTACGCGGCCGGACTGGCGGTCGGCTTCTGGCCCGATCTGGAGACGCTACGGGCCCAGTGGCGCCAGGATGCCCAGTGGCAGCCAGCGATGGACCCGGATCACCGCAACCGGGAACTACGCAACTGGCGCAAGGCCGTCGAACGCACCCTCAACTGGACCGACGACTGA
- a CDS encoding ABC transporter substrate-binding protein, with protein sequence MPPAFRPSRRRALAAATLALGLLLSSTLTACDGARDTPSEGPIRLSIFWWGGEKRAELTERALQLYSSRHPEVTFQVTWQGNTGYYDRLSSQAAGGNPPDLFQIDDNYLTEYAERGIILDLTEHVRQNRLDLTGLPTSLAQYGQVAGRTMAVAAAENTPGLIYNKSLLRRHNLPEPRIGMEYDEFVDWAAQVTEATDGKVAGTMDPSADYKALWLWLRAQGKELYRGRQLGFTESDMTRWFDLWRDARADRATPSAAVTAEANSGDVTRQLVATGKAATSFMWSNQLPELQKLTQDELGLVTYPGAPKAQWARASMYWAAFRGSRHPEIVVDVINFLVNDVEAGQILGTERGLSANLDVRSYVEDTLTDQSMKLTASFETSMVDRFGPAPTPPPRGHAKVRALLISVAESAQSGRATSKEAARAFVSEANASLAGG encoded by the coding sequence GTGCCCCCTGCCTTCCGCCCGTCCCGGCGCCGGGCGCTGGCCGCCGCCACCCTGGCCCTCGGGCTGCTCCTGAGCAGCACCCTGACCGCCTGCGACGGCGCCCGGGACACACCGTCCGAGGGCCCGATCCGACTCTCGATCTTCTGGTGGGGCGGCGAGAAGCGCGCCGAGCTGACCGAGCGGGCGCTCCAGCTCTACTCGTCCCGGCACCCCGAGGTGACCTTCCAGGTCACCTGGCAGGGCAACACCGGCTACTACGACCGTCTGTCGAGCCAGGCCGCCGGCGGCAACCCGCCCGACCTGTTCCAGATCGACGACAACTACCTGACCGAGTACGCCGAACGCGGCATCATCCTCGACCTGACCGAACACGTACGCCAGAACCGGCTCGACCTCACCGGCCTGCCCACCAGCCTGGCCCAGTACGGCCAGGTCGCCGGCCGGACGATGGCGGTCGCCGCGGCCGAGAACACCCCCGGTCTGATCTACAACAAGAGCCTGCTGCGCCGCCACAACCTGCCCGAGCCCCGGATCGGCATGGAGTACGACGAGTTCGTCGACTGGGCGGCCCAGGTCACCGAGGCCACCGACGGCAAGGTCGCCGGGACGATGGACCCCTCCGCCGACTACAAGGCGCTCTGGCTGTGGCTGCGGGCGCAGGGCAAGGAGCTGTACCGGGGACGGCAGCTCGGTTTCACCGAGTCGGACATGACCCGCTGGTTCGACCTGTGGCGGGACGCCCGCGCCGATCGGGCCACCCCGTCGGCGGCGGTCACCGCGGAGGCGAACAGCGGCGACGTCACCCGCCAACTGGTCGCCACCGGCAAGGCCGCGACGAGCTTCATGTGGTCGAACCAGTTGCCCGAGTTGCAGAAGTTGACCCAGGACGAGTTGGGCCTGGTCACCTATCCCGGCGCCCCGAAGGCCCAGTGGGCGCGGGCGTCGATGTACTGGGCCGCCTTCCGCGGGTCCCGCCACCCGGAAATCGTGGTGGACGTGATCAACTTCCTGGTGAACGACGTGGAGGCCGGGCAGATCCTCGGCACGGAACGCGGTCTGAGCGCGAACCTCGACGTCCGCTCGTACGTCGAGGACACGCTGACCGATCAGAGCATGAAACTCACCGCGTCCTTCGAGACCTCGATGGTCGACCGGTTCGGACCCGCCCCGACGCCGCCGCCCCGAGGTCACGCGAAGGTCCGTGCCCTCCTGATCAGCGTGGCCGAGAGCGCGCAGTCCGGCCGGGCGACCTCCAAGGAGGCGGCGCGGGCCTTCGTCAGCGAGGCCAACGCGTCGCTGGCCGGCGGCTGA